One segment of Rickettsiales bacterium DNA contains the following:
- a CDS encoding CHAP domain-containing protein, translating to MSVRIILSVLMLMLLAACSSTGEIHTVVNSPMAQGWKSNKHEQCVPFARRASGIQIRGNAHTWWRQAASDKRSETPKPGAVMVLSKTNRLRLGHVAVVKEIVHEREINVTHTNWGWNRNTRLMVYDSMRVKDVSDAGDWSKAVFWNPHGRHFGSAYQVSGFISP from the coding sequence GTGTCCGTGCGTATTATCCTTTCAGTCCTAATGCTTATGCTGCTTGCTGCCTGTAGTTCAACAGGTGAAATACATACGGTGGTTAACTCACCGATGGCGCAAGGCTGGAAGAGCAATAAACATGAGCAATGTGTGCCATTTGCGCGCCGTGCCTCCGGCATTCAAATTCGCGGCAATGCACATACATGGTGGCGCCAAGCTGCCTCTGATAAGCGGTCTGAAACGCCTAAACCGGGGGCGGTGATGGTGCTATCAAAAACAAATCGCCTAAGGCTTGGACATGTGGCAGTGGTCAAAGAAATCGTCCATGAACGTGAAATTAATGTGACCCATACGAACTGGGGGTGGAATCGCAATACTCGCCTGATGGTGTATGATTCAATGCGTGTGAAGGATGTGTCCGACGCTGGAGATTGGTCAAAGGCGGTGTTCTGGAACCCACATGGGCGGCATTTTGGCTCTGCCTATCAGGTAAGTGGGTTTATCTCCCCTTAA
- a CDS encoding Crp/Fnr family transcriptional regulator: MTALATEISVETPNKLQAFLERSGLFKNIAPETVGLFVQQASIRSFSKGQMIFAQGGEASSFYLVMHGWVKLFRETLDGEEAVIDVLTTNHLFGETALFEEDTYNLHAEVVEEVDVICLPLSLLKNTITKDAQLAMNMLGAMSRFRKQQDMELEHRTVQNAPQRIGCFLLRLCKPDAVTPIRLNLPYDKTLLASRLGMKPETFSRALARLRDETGIRIKGATVEIDTIKQLSSYSCSACSSAYPCTDLH, from the coding sequence ATGACAGCTTTAGCTACAGAAATTTCCGTTGAGACTCCGAATAAGCTTCAAGCGTTTTTGGAGCGTAGCGGCTTGTTCAAGAATATTGCCCCAGAAACGGTTGGGCTGTTTGTTCAGCAAGCTTCCATCCGTTCTTTTAGTAAGGGACAAATGATTTTTGCTCAGGGGGGTGAAGCCTCGTCTTTCTATCTTGTGATGCACGGCTGGGTTAAGCTATTTCGTGAAACACTCGATGGTGAAGAAGCGGTGATTGATGTGCTCACCACAAATCACCTTTTTGGTGAGACGGCGCTTTTTGAAGAAGATACTTACAATCTGCATGCAGAGGTGGTCGAAGAGGTGGACGTGATTTGTTTACCACTCTCCTTGTTGAAAAATACGATCACTAAAGATGCTCAGCTCGCGATGAATATGCTGGGCGCTATGTCGCGTTTTCGTAAACAGCAGGACATGGAACTTGAACACCGCACGGTGCAAAATGCACCACAACGCATTGGCTGTTTTTTGCTGCGTTTGTGTAAGCCTGATGCGGTTACACCCATTCGGCTGAATTTGCCTTATGATAAAACCTTGCTTGCCTCGCGGCTCGGTATGAAGCCAGAGACATTCTCGCGCGCGTTGGCGCGGTTACGTGACGAAACAGGGATACGTATTAAAGGGGCGACGGTAGAGATTGATACAATAAAGCAGCTCTCAAGCTATTCGTGCAGTGCTTGTTCTTCTGCTTATCCTTGCACAGATCTACATTAA
- the ccoO gene encoding cytochrome-c oxidase, cbb3-type subunit II produces the protein MLKHHSKIERNSMIMLLGIIIVVSIGGLIEIVPLFRKETTIEPVQGIRPYTPLELAGQNIYIREGCYNCHSQQIRPLRDEVERYGHYSLAAESMYDHPFQWGSKRTGPDLARVGGKYSDEWQTQHLAAPRSLVPESIMPNYSLLMNHAADIGKIAMDLKALRMAGVPYSDEQIAEAYNDAMAQARPESENRDGLLERYGEVNTRDFDGQPNFVSEMDALVAYLQVLGTMAKLEDYDPDLNIKASPHRDQQTEQGQMEGATQ, from the coding sequence ATGCTTAAGCATCACAGTAAAATTGAACGTAATTCAATGATCATGCTGCTAGGCATTATCATTGTAGTCTCCATCGGAGGCTTGATTGAGATCGTTCCGCTCTTCCGTAAAGAAACGACCATCGAACCCGTGCAAGGCATACGCCCCTACACGCCGCTGGAACTGGCCGGGCAGAATATCTATATCCGTGAGGGTTGCTATAACTGTCATAGCCAACAAATTCGTCCATTGCGTGATGAAGTAGAGCGTTACGGTCACTACTCGCTGGCCGCCGAGAGCATGTATGATCATCCTTTCCAATGGGGCTCTAAGCGCACGGGACCGGATCTTGCTCGCGTTGGCGGCAAATACTCAGATGAGTGGCAGACGCAACATCTGGCTGCCCCGCGCTCCTTAGTCCCCGAATCCATCATGCCTAATTATTCACTCTTGATGAATCATGCAGCAGATATTGGGAAGATCGCAATGGACCTAAAAGCACTCCGCATGGCCGGCGTTCCCTATAGCGACGAGCAAATCGCCGAAGCCTATAATGATGCCATGGCACAAGCCCGCCCCGAAAGCGAGAATCGCGATGGATTGCTCGAACGTTACGGAGAAGTCAACACGCGTGATTTTGATGGCCAACCAAATTTCGTATCGGAAATGGATGCACTGGTCGCCTACCTACAAGTACTCGGCACTATGGCCAAACTGGAAGATTACGACCCTGATTTGAATATTAAAGCGAGTCCGCACAGAGATCAGCAGACCGAGCAAGGACAAATGGAAGGAGCGACGCAATGA
- the ccoN gene encoding cytochrome-c oxidase, cbb3-type subunit I, with protein MTPQTTPIYNDEVVKLFTLATMFWGVAGFSVGLLIALQMAFPELNFEPYFTFGRLRPLHTSAVIFAFGGNALFATSYFSVQRTCRARLWNDKLSLFTFWGYQLFILMAGLGYLAGVTQGKEYAEPEWYADLWLTVVWVAYLVVFLMTLVKRKEPHIYVANWFFLAFIVTVALLHLINGISIPLSITETKSYPLWAGVKSAMIQWWYGHNAVGFFLTAGFLGMVYYFVPKRAERPVYSYRLSILHFWSLIFIYIWAGPHHLHYTALPDWAQTLGMTFSIMLWMPSWGGMINGMMTLSGAWHKLREDPVLKFMIISLAFYGMCTFEGPLMAIKEVNSLSHYTDWTIGHVHSGALGWVAFITFGCMYYLIPVLWNKREMYSLKLVNTHLWIATTGIVLYITAMWVSGIMQGLMWRSYDAMGFLEYSFVETVMAMHPMYVIRALGGLLFVIGALIMVYNVYKTITLPNDEMDYPVTDLGRKRMRELKKGAAHA; from the coding sequence ATGACCCCACAAACAACACCGATTTACAATGACGAGGTGGTGAAGCTTTTCACCCTAGCGACTATGTTCTGGGGAGTGGCGGGCTTTTCTGTCGGCTTACTAATCGCCCTGCAAATGGCCTTTCCTGAGCTCAATTTTGAGCCTTACTTCACCTTTGGTCGCTTACGCCCCTTGCATACGTCGGCGGTCATTTTTGCCTTTGGTGGCAATGCCCTCTTTGCGACGAGTTACTTCTCCGTACAACGTACCTGCCGCGCCCGGTTATGGAATGATAAGCTTAGCCTCTTTACCTTCTGGGGTTATCAGCTTTTCATTTTGATGGCCGGTCTTGGCTATCTCGCCGGAGTCACTCAAGGCAAAGAATATGCCGAACCAGAATGGTATGCCGATTTATGGTTGACCGTCGTATGGGTAGCTTACCTCGTGGTATTCCTGATGACGTTAGTCAAGCGTAAGGAGCCGCATATTTACGTGGCCAACTGGTTCTTCCTCGCCTTTATCGTCACCGTCGCGCTGTTGCATTTAATCAACGGCATCTCCATCCCGCTATCGATCACGGAAACCAAAAGTTACCCACTCTGGGCGGGAGTAAAATCGGCCATGATTCAGTGGTGGTACGGGCATAATGCCGTTGGCTTCTTCCTGACCGCTGGCTTCTTAGGTATGGTGTATTATTTCGTACCTAAACGTGCGGAGCGTCCGGTTTATTCGTACCGCCTATCCATTCTCCACTTTTGGTCGCTGATCTTTATTTACATCTGGGCGGGACCTCACCACCTGCATTACACCGCTCTACCCGATTGGGCGCAAACACTCGGCATGACCTTCTCCATCATGCTATGGATGCCAAGCTGGGGCGGCATGATTAACGGAATGATGACCCTATCGGGTGCATGGCACAAACTGCGCGAAGATCCGGTGTTGAAATTCATGATCATCTCCCTCGCCTTTTACGGAATGTGCACGTTTGAAGGTCCTCTCATGGCGATTAAAGAAGTGAACAGCTTGAGCCACTACACCGATTGGACCATTGGCCATGTACATTCCGGCGCACTGGGTTGGGTGGCTTTCATCACCTTTGGCTGCATGTATTACCTCATTCCGGTGCTTTGGAATAAGCGTGAAATGTACTCGCTAAAACTCGTCAACACTCACCTCTGGATCGCGACGACAGGCATAGTGCTTTACATCACCGCTATGTGGGTCTCAGGCATTATGCAGGGGCTAATGTGGCGTTCTTACGATGCGATGGGCTTCCTCGAATACTCCTTCGTCGAAACCGTGATGGCGATGCATCCGATGTATGTCATCCGCGCGTTAGGCGGACTTCTCTTCGTTATCGGCGCATTGATCATGGTTTATAATGTTTACAAAACCATCACCCTGCCGAATGACGAAATGGACTACCCCGTGACCGATTTGGGCCGCAAAAGAATGCGCGAATTGAAAAAAGGAGCTGCTCATGCTTAA
- a CDS encoding bifunctional (p)ppGpp synthetase/guanosine-3',5'-bis(diphosphate) 3'-pyrophosphohydrolase — protein MIRQDELIDKIKAYDPDVDEDLVNRAYVFAMKAHGAQTRASGDPYFTHPLEVASVLTHYKLDVSTIVTALLHDTVEDTDATLEEIEALFGAEIAKLVDGVTKLSQLEGNTIHSKQAENFRKLVVAMSEDLRVLLVKLADRLHNMQTIHYIKKPEKRKRIARETLEIYAALAERIGMRRIKEELQDLAFTQLFPEARESIVNRLKFLREKGRATIEKSRLQIESKLKDGGLNTYKVFGREKKPYSIWKKMERKNIGFEQLGDIIAYRIIVDTEADCYHALGVIHSAYHTVPGYFKDYISTPKRNGYQSLHTSVIGPQQQRIEVQIRTQHMHDIAEYGLAAHWAYKGDGQGQITKDGKQFRWIRELLEIVEQSANPEDFLENTKLEMYHDQVFCFTPKGDIESLPLGATPVDFAYAVHSGVGNTCVGAKINGRIVPLKTRLRNGDQIEIITNKSQTPSPAWERFVVTGKARSEIRKFVRSRQREEYVSLGRSLLSKLYKQESGKELNDKLVEPLLKQMDRKEVEDLYAEVGEGTLSRGQVIDLLLPEQANKKKKSEFNLFERITNRKKENKKESMPIRGLIPGMAIHYAGCCHPIPGDTIVGIVTTGRGVTIHTTDCDTLDNFTDTPERWIDVSWDSGADSQHVGRIRANVSHSKGGLASIANSIAKDEGNITNFKIINRNIDFFEVLIDLEVNDTEHLNHIIANMRHLKTVQTVERCQE, from the coding sequence ATGATACGTCAAGATGAATTAATCGATAAAATTAAGGCCTATGATCCCGATGTAGATGAGGATCTGGTCAACCGTGCCTATGTGTTCGCTATGAAGGCGCATGGCGCGCAAACACGTGCGTCAGGCGATCCGTATTTTACGCACCCGCTGGAAGTCGCCAGCGTGCTGACACATTATAAGTTAGATGTTTCAACTATTGTGACGGCGCTTTTGCATGATACGGTTGAAGATACGGATGCGACCCTCGAAGAAATTGAAGCGCTTTTCGGTGCCGAAATTGCCAAGCTTGTGGATGGCGTGACTAAACTTTCGCAGCTAGAAGGCAATACGATTCACTCCAAGCAGGCGGAGAATTTTCGTAAACTCGTGGTGGCAATGTCGGAAGATTTGCGGGTGTTGCTCGTGAAGCTGGCTGACCGTTTGCATAATATGCAGACGATTCACTACATTAAGAAGCCGGAGAAACGCAAGCGCATCGCGCGTGAGACGTTAGAGATTTATGCAGCACTGGCAGAGCGTATCGGTATGCGCCGTATTAAAGAAGAGTTGCAGGATCTCGCCTTTACGCAGTTATTCCCAGAGGCGCGCGAGTCGATCGTAAATCGTCTGAAGTTTTTGCGAGAAAAAGGCCGTGCGACGATTGAGAAAAGCCGTTTGCAGATCGAGTCAAAACTCAAAGACGGTGGCTTGAATACGTATAAAGTGTTTGGCCGTGAGAAAAAACCGTACTCTATTTGGAAGAAAATGGAGCGTAAGAATATCGGTTTTGAACAGCTGGGTGATATTATCGCGTATCGTATTATTGTCGACACTGAGGCTGACTGCTATCATGCATTAGGAGTTATCCACTCGGCCTATCACACGGTACCAGGCTATTTTAAAGATTATATCTCGACGCCGAAACGCAACGGATATCAGTCGCTCCATACTTCGGTGATTGGCCCGCAGCAGCAGCGTATCGAAGTGCAAATTCGCACACAACATATGCATGATATTGCTGAATATGGTTTGGCAGCACACTGGGCCTATAAAGGCGACGGACAAGGGCAAATTACGAAAGATGGTAAGCAGTTTCGTTGGATTCGTGAGCTATTGGAGATTGTCGAGCAATCGGCCAACCCTGAAGATTTTCTCGAGAATACCAAGTTGGAAATGTATCACGATCAGGTTTTCTGTTTCACGCCGAAGGGGGATATTGAATCTCTGCCACTTGGCGCGACTCCGGTTGATTTTGCTTATGCCGTGCATTCTGGCGTCGGCAATACCTGTGTGGGCGCCAAAATTAACGGACGCATTGTGCCGCTCAAAACGCGTTTGCGTAATGGTGATCAGATCGAAATTATTACGAATAAAAGCCAAACGCCGTCGCCAGCGTGGGAACGTTTCGTCGTTACGGGAAAAGCGCGCTCGGAGATTCGCAAATTCGTGCGCTCTCGCCAACGTGAGGAATATGTGAGTCTCGGGCGTTCGTTGTTGAGTAAGCTCTATAAGCAAGAGTCGGGCAAAGAGCTAAACGATAAGCTTGTGGAGCCTCTCTTGAAACAGATGGATCGTAAAGAGGTCGAAGATCTCTATGCGGAAGTGGGCGAGGGAACGCTAAGTCGTGGGCAAGTGATTGACCTGCTATTGCCAGAACAAGCCAATAAAAAGAAGAAGAGCGAGTTTAATCTCTTTGAGCGCATTACCAACCGTAAGAAAGAGAATAAAAAAGAATCTATGCCGATTCGCGGGTTGATCCCCGGTATGGCGATTCATTATGCGGGCTGCTGCCATCCCATTCCGGGTGATACGATTGTGGGTATCGTCACCACCGGTCGCGGAGTCACCATTCATACGACCGATTGCGATACGCTCGATAACTTTACCGATACGCCGGAACGTTGGATTGATGTTTCATGGGATAGTGGCGCTGATAGCCAGCATGTGGGGCGAATACGGGCGAATGTGAGTCACTCTAAAGGCGGCTTAGCTTCGATTGCCAACTCGATTGCCAAGGATGAGGGTAATATTACCAATTTCAAAATTATCAACCGTAATATCGACTTTTTTGAAGTGTTGATTGATTTGGAAGTCAACGATACCGAGCATCTTAACCACATCATCGCCAATATGCGCCACCTGAAGACGGTGCAAACGGTTGAGCGGTGTCAGGAGTAG
- the ccoP gene encoding cytochrome-c oxidase, cbb3-type subunit III, with amino-acid sequence MTDNNKKDPDELSGVETTGHEWDGLKELNNPMPRWWLWTFFVCCIWSVGYWVVYPAWPTLSGEGERGGTVGSMEWTQYKELKEGQAEIVARKAGYLKKFHAASFEEILASPELYAFAVAGGKSAFKDNCATCHGSGGAGAKGYPNLNDDDWIWGGTHTDIYQTLKFGIRANHPETRDSMMPAFAGIIPDIQIETIADFIISLRGSVKMEHPGYTAFQTNCASCHSADGSGIRELGTPNLADAIWLKSDGNKASIISQIKNPKHGMMPNWNERLDEDTLRQLTVYVHSLGGGE; translated from the coding sequence ATGACAGATAACAACAAAAAAGACCCCGATGAACTCTCCGGCGTTGAAACCACTGGGCATGAATGGGATGGCTTAAAAGAGCTAAACAACCCCATGCCACGCTGGTGGTTATGGACATTCTTCGTTTGCTGCATTTGGTCAGTCGGTTATTGGGTGGTCTATCCTGCATGGCCGACCCTCTCGGGTGAAGGCGAACGCGGCGGCACCGTTGGCAGTATGGAATGGACGCAATATAAAGAACTCAAAGAAGGCCAAGCCGAGATTGTCGCACGCAAGGCCGGGTACCTGAAGAAATTCCATGCAGCAAGCTTTGAAGAAATCTTGGCATCTCCGGAGCTTTATGCTTTTGCCGTCGCCGGCGGAAAATCGGCCTTTAAAGATAATTGTGCCACCTGCCATGGCTCCGGCGGCGCGGGCGCAAAAGGCTATCCAAACCTCAATGACGATGATTGGATCTGGGGCGGCACCCACACCGATATTTACCAGACGCTAAAATTTGGTATCCGCGCCAACCATCCTGAAACACGTGACTCAATGATGCCTGCATTTGCGGGAATCATTCCAGATATACAGATCGAGACAATTGCCGATTTCATCATCTCTTTACGCGGCAGCGTTAAGATGGAGCACCCCGGCTATACGGCTTTCCAAACCAATTGCGCCAGCTGCCATAGCGCCGATGGCTCAGGCATTCGCGAGCTCGGCACCCCCAACCTGGCGGATGCCATCTGGCTAAAGAGCGACGGCAATAAGGCCAGTATCATCAGCCAAATCAAAAACCCCAAACATGGCATGATGCCCAATTGGAATGAACGCTTGGATGAAGATACGTTACGCCAACTGACCGTCTATGTGCATAGCTTAGGCGGAGGGGAATAG
- a CDS encoding cbb3-type cytochrome c oxidase subunit 3 has translation MKTVFANADAGIVGLLFFFCVFVGIAIWAFNPKRKTQIESYKNIPLNEDEHDR, from the coding sequence ATGAAAACTGTCTTTGCCAATGCCGATGCGGGAATTGTCGGTCTACTCTTCTTCTTTTGCGTGTTTGTCGGCATCGCCATTTGGGCATTCAACCCGAAACGCAAAACTCAAATCGAATCTTACAAGAACATACCCTTAAACGAGGATGAGCATGACAGATAA
- a CDS encoding DUF5679 domain-containing protein, with amino-acid sequence MITAYCVKCKKKGVEMSDPAMHQTKKGGFMAKGSCPTCSTTICAMMSKDNAEKAMAGGVTKAY; translated from the coding sequence ATGATTACTGCATATTGCGTAAAATGTAAGAAAAAGGGTGTTGAAATGTCAGACCCTGCGATGCATCAAACTAAAAAAGGTGGCTTTATGGCTAAGGGCTCTTGCCCCACTTGCAGCACAACGATCTGTGCTATGATGTCTAAAGACAATGCTGAAAAAGCAATGGCTGGCGGCGTTACAAAAGCGTACTAG
- a CDS encoding sulfite exporter TauE/SafE family protein, which yields MSFLMGQCHLAFAQHSSILLTVFLAGLVGGFTHCAGMCGPFVLAQCGDKSEPSLQRDSGLLLPYHLGRMTTYMTLGAIAALLSKQIMGTPLQQSVSFTFLTLAGVIFIASALPQLKIKLLSIPMGGFGKVIGKLARPFLHKSDGLSGYSLGVLLGFLPCGLIFAALMVVSTTGNPFSAALAMMLFALATIPALALVGLGGKFALHKWPETTRTFTRAVMVGNGISLFALAGKMIV from the coding sequence GTGTCATTTCTAATGGGGCAATGCCACTTGGCATTCGCGCAGCATAGCAGTATTTTACTGACCGTCTTTCTGGCTGGTCTGGTGGGTGGCTTTACCCACTGTGCCGGTATGTGCGGGCCATTTGTGCTGGCACAGTGCGGCGATAAATCTGAGCCCTCCTTGCAACGTGATTCTGGTTTACTGCTGCCTTACCATTTGGGCCGTATGACAACCTATATGACGCTCGGCGCCATTGCCGCCCTACTCTCTAAACAAATTATGGGAACGCCACTGCAACAATCCGTCTCCTTTACCTTCCTTACATTAGCGGGGGTTATTTTTATCGCCAGCGCCTTACCCCAGCTCAAAATAAAGCTACTGAGCATCCCTATGGGCGGTTTTGGCAAAGTGATTGGCAAACTGGCGCGCCCCTTCTTGCACAAATCAGATGGACTAAGCGGCTACAGCCTAGGTGTGTTGCTTGGCTTCTTACCTTGCGGGCTAATTTTTGCGGCGCTGATGGTAGTCTCTACCACGGGCAATCCGTTCTCCGCCGCACTTGCCATGATGCTCTTTGCTCTGGCCACCATCCCTGCTTTGGCATTGGTCGGATTGGGCGGGAAATTTGCCCTGCATAAATGGCCGGAAACAACACGAACCTTCACCCGTGCGGTGATGGTTGGCAATGGAATTAGCCTGTTCGCACTGGCTGGAAAAATGATTGTGTAA
- a CDS encoding DEAD/DEAH box helicase: protein MTEFQGVIPAFNQALTKRGYTTLTEVQNAVLAPELIDQDLLVSAQTGSGKTVAFGLAFAPTLLEGAETLGKVQKPLALVIAPTRELAMQVSRELEWLYQPCKGIISTCVGGMDIRTERTALKRGPHIVVGTPGRLRDHIERGYLDPSQLKAVVLDEADEMLDMGFRDELQYILETAPKERRTLLFSATVPKSIASLAKRYQNDARRISTKDEKKQHVDIEYQALTIAPSDRENAIINILRFHEAKNAIIFCATRAAVNLLTSRLTNRGFSVVALSGELSQNERTHALQALRDGRAKVCVATDVASRGIDLPGLALVIHADIPKNSDILLHRSGRTGRAGSKGVSAVLVPHNARFRAERLLNNAKIEAKWDKPPSIKDITTRDHERFLSHPALNDEIKPDEQPAVDELLERFTPTQVAAALMRLHNTQKPAPEELLENAPKESQRNNRDGFKNSVWVSISVGRNVNAEPRWILPMLCGAGNLTKGKIGAIKIQQNETFIEMTADAVDGFFEAVGPSGKMEKDIIVKRVKGTPSISRDEGGRPKRSFNDKKKPYDKGGRSSERSNSRPGPGGEKRSFGDKKKPYRDDGKPSDRAGSSEGKRPFKKKYDERGPHDGKPGEGNSSKGGFKGKPKGDFKGKPKGGFKDKPKGDFKSKPKGGFQDKPKGDFKSKPKGGGFNKTRTKAPKA, encoded by the coding sequence ATGACAGAATTTCAAGGTGTTATTCCTGCGTTCAACCAAGCGCTTACAAAACGCGGTTACACCACCCTTACTGAAGTGCAAAATGCGGTCCTCGCACCGGAGCTGATAGATCAAGATCTTTTGGTTTCTGCGCAAACGGGATCCGGTAAAACGGTCGCTTTTGGATTAGCCTTCGCTCCCACTCTTTTGGAGGGTGCCGAAACACTTGGTAAAGTACAGAAGCCTTTAGCTCTCGTCATTGCACCGACTCGCGAACTTGCCATGCAAGTCTCACGCGAACTTGAATGGCTCTATCAGCCTTGCAAAGGAATCATCTCGACCTGTGTTGGTGGTATGGATATTCGTACTGAACGTACTGCCTTAAAGCGCGGCCCCCATATTGTGGTTGGCACGCCAGGTCGTTTGCGCGATCATATTGAGCGCGGCTACCTTGATCCAAGCCAGCTAAAGGCCGTCGTTTTGGATGAAGCCGATGAAATGCTTGATATGGGTTTCCGTGACGAACTACAATATATTCTCGAAACTGCACCCAAAGAGCGCCGTACGCTCTTATTCTCTGCGACCGTACCGAAGTCGATCGCCTCTTTAGCCAAGCGTTATCAAAATGATGCGCGCCGCATCTCGACTAAAGATGAAAAGAAACAGCATGTCGATATTGAATATCAAGCCTTAACGATTGCCCCAAGTGACCGCGAAAATGCGATCATCAACATCCTGCGTTTTCATGAAGCGAAAAATGCGATCATCTTCTGCGCGACGCGTGCAGCCGTGAACTTACTGACAAGCCGTTTAACCAATCGTGGCTTCTCTGTCGTGGCGCTCTCGGGTGAGTTAAGCCAAAATGAACGTACCCATGCACTACAAGCCCTACGTGATGGCCGCGCGAAAGTGTGTGTCGCCACCGATGTTGCCTCACGCGGGATTGACTTACCGGGACTCGCACTCGTGATCCACGCTGACATTCCGAAAAACTCAGATATCCTACTTCACCGTAGTGGCCGTACTGGCCGTGCGGGTAGCAAAGGTGTCAGCGCCGTTCTCGTGCCACATAACGCACGTTTTCGCGCCGAACGTTTACTCAATAACGCGAAAATTGAAGCGAAGTGGGACAAACCTCCTTCTATCAAAGACATCACCACGCGTGACCACGAACGCTTTCTTTCTCACCCTGCCCTTAATGATGAAATCAAACCAGATGAGCAGCCGGCAGTCGATGAATTGCTAGAGCGCTTTACGCCGACACAAGTTGCGGCCGCTCTCATGCGTTTGCATAATACGCAAAAACCCGCGCCAGAAGAATTGCTCGAAAACGCTCCCAAAGAAAGCCAACGCAATAATCGTGATGGCTTTAAGAACAGTGTTTGGGTCTCCATCTCTGTTGGCCGCAATGTAAATGCGGAGCCACGCTGGATCTTACCGATGCTCTGTGGTGCTGGTAACTTAACCAAAGGCAAAATTGGCGCGATCAAAATTCAACAAAACGAAACCTTCATTGAGATGACCGCTGATGCGGTAGACGGTTTCTTTGAAGCCGTTGGCCCATCGGGTAAAATGGAAAAAGACATTATCGTCAAACGTGTCAAAGGCACTCCATCCATTTCCAGAGATGAAGGCGGTCGCCCTAAACGTTCCTTTAACGACAAAAAGAAGCCTTATGATAAAGGCGGACGTTCATCTGAACGTTCAAACTCACGCCCTGGTCCCGGCGGAGAAAAACGTTCATTTGGTGACAAGAAAAAGCCGTATAGAGACGATGGAAAGCCATCTGACCGCGCGGGTTCTTCAGAAGGCAAACGCCCTTTCAAAAAGAAGTATGATGAACGTGGCCCACACGATGGCAAGCCCGGCGAAGGCAATAGCTCCAAAGGTGGTTTCAAGGGAAAACCTAAAGGTGATTTCAAAGGCAAGCCTAAAGGCGGATTCAAGGATAAACCTAAAGGTGACTTTAAGAGCAAACCTAAAGGCGGCTTCCAAGACAAGCCTAAGGGCGACTTTAAAAGCAAACCTAAAGGTGGCGGCTTCAACAAAACGAGAACAAAAGCGCCCAAAGCATAG